In Verrucomicrobiia bacterium, the sequence CGCCCCCGACTCTCTTCCACCCGCCCGGAATGCAGAGGCTGAAGCAATTCAGAAAACGAAACTCTACATACCGGTTGCAGGGATCAGTTGGGCCGCAGTCTTTCTAACCCTTGGCATCTACTGGCTCCTGCCACGCTGCAATGCCATTGACCGTGAGATCCTTCGGCACAAAAGAAGGATTAAGCAGTTAGAGGGCGATATAAACGAACTCCCCGATGACTCGCGAGAGGCCGCACAGAAAATACGCGATGCAATTGGCGCCCTGCAGAGCGCCATCACCACCCTTGAAGGCGCTAAGGAGCAGTCCTACAAGGAACGTATTCGCATTGGCAGGGAGCTCAAAGAAAAGAAACTCCTGGAGCACGCCAAGGACGCAGTGGAAGAGGCGAAGCAAAGCACGGAGGCCGTAACAAGCCGGCAGAGAGCGGAAGAAGAACTCCCGCTTCACACGCGGTAGCCTTCCCTCCCTCACTCTGGGTCTTTGTCAAAGCCTTCTCAAGCACCACACCCGTGGTGCTTTTTTCATAAGGTATGAAAAAGGAAGCTCAACCTGAGCTTCCTTGGGATTCCTACTCTTCCAGGACGCTTCCTGGGAGCTTAAGGCCTGCATAGAGAGCGACACGTCCCCGGCTTTCATCGCGCCGGATCACCGGTACGAAACCCTGGGTCCTGATGTAGTTCCACAGCCAGCGGTGGTCCTCGTTAAGCAGGTCGTCTTCCCCTAGTCCCTGCGAAAGGATGGGGTCGGTTTCGTCGTTGTGCTCCCGGCGGATAAACCGCCTTCGTGTGGCATCCTTACACAGGTCCAGCACCTTCATTTCCGGACTAGCCGGAGGGGCGCCCTTGAGGAAGTACTCCTGTGCCTTCTTGGGAAAGCGCTTGGCTGCCTCTTGGGCACTCTTTTTAATCTCGGTTGGATCCTCTGCAGGATCCAATTCCCCTTCTTTAACCCGCTGCCACCTACCAAGGGCGCGGCCATGTTCATTACGCGTCTTTACCATGTCAATCGCTCCAAAACACCCGGAGTATAGCAGAAAAAGGTACAATTTTGGTTAAGAAAAAGGCATCACACAGGTGATGCCTCGAAAGACTGCGTTATCTAAGGATTGGGGCAATTTCCTCATGGATTGCCTCCAGTGCTTCCCTCCGCGTTCCGGAACGTGGATTGCGGATGGGGTCCCCAATCACCAAACAGTCCGAACCAGATTCCAGCGCGCCAAGGGGTGTCATGACCCGCTTTTGGTCACCTAAGGGATGGCCCTCGGGGCGTATCCCTGGCGACACAATAAGCAAACCAGTCTTGCATAATTCTCGGATTACCCTGGCTTCATGGCCAGAAGCCACTACGCCATCTAACCCACACCTTTCTGCAACCATTGCCAAACGCAGGGAGTCGCTGCCGTCTAGGCTGCTAGTCAGCTCAGTAATGCCAAGCAGCTTGCACATGTGCCTGTTCTGGCCCAGTGCCTCATCCCTGGCCCCTACCGCCGCCCGCAGCATATCTAGACCACCCTGCACGTGCAGGGTCAACATGCTCACACCAAGGTGGGCAGCATTCCTGACCGCTGCCGCCACAGACATTGGCTTGTCGTGGTACTTAAGGTCAAGAAAGATGCCGTACCCAGCCCCAATGGCCGTCCGTACCAACTCCGGTCCTTCGGCCGTGAAAAGCTCACATCCCACCTTGTAGGTAGCAACCAGGCCATCCAACTCCTTCATGAGAGCCCAGGCCTCTGCCGCCGAAGAAACATCCAAGGCAGGAATGACAATCTCCCTCGGGTTCAATCCTACTTTCCCATCGCCGTTTTTCAAATCTCATACCCTCCAAACTGACTGGAGTATAGCAAAAGTAATGGAATGAAAAAGCCGCTCCTTGAGCGGCTTTGTGATTTCCCTGGTTAGCGAACAGCTGCAGGAAGGGCTTCCCTGATAGCGTCGCGGATCTTGAAGATGACTTCGTCACCTGGTTGGGGCAGGTCAAGGTAGGGGGTGTAGTTCTTGGTTGGCCGCCGGTCCTCAAAGGTAAACCCGGCAAACTCCTTGGTTAGTTCATGGCGCGGGATGATATGCCAGTGACAAACCCTCCAAGTATTCCGGAGGTTGGCATAGTTGTACATGCGCGGGGCAAAGAGCTGGTCAAAGCAGTGACGCACCTCGTTTATGACACCGACGTTGAAATCTAACTGGATCTCAACCGGCAGCGTGAAGGGATCCACTTCTTCGCCACTTTTGAGGGCGGCAT encodes:
- the pyrF gene encoding orotidine-5'-phosphate decarboxylase, with translation MKNGDGKVGLNPREIVIPALDVSSAAEAWALMKELDGLVATYKVGCELFTAEGPELVRTAIGAGYGIFLDLKYHDKPMSVAAAVRNAAHLGVSMLTLHVQGGLDMLRAAVGARDEALGQNRHMCKLLGITELTSSLDGSDSLRLAMVAERCGLDGVVASGHEARVIRELCKTGLLIVSPGIRPEGHPLGDQKRVMTPLGALESGSDCLVIGDPIRNPRSGTRREALEAIHEEIAPILR